The genomic DNA GTCTACATTGTAGATCTAGAAACTTATCACATGCACAAATaagccggcttacctcttccgCCTTCAAtccaggatccgggatgcccctggatgttatcagacctaaacTGACACCAATCTAGTTGCGATActgctgcctggatgcatccccggacaaagcctcactcagccagcactttttcaaagttggagaGTTTCCGATTTCAAAAAATGGCCAACTGAACAAGGCTTTGACCTGGAatgcatctgggcagtggcatTGTGATTAGATCACCAGcaatttaggtctgataacatccgggggcatcccagatcctgatttgaagctggaagaggtaaactggcttatttgtgcATGCCATAAACTCCCTACACAATGCCTTATTCCATTTCAGTTCATGCTGTAAATCCTTATGAGACTAAGGAgattagtgcacagctaaaaaaagtgatttactgctgctgaattcatttcaaattcaggatacatctggattttatcacatggatttttaataataataataataataataataataataataataataataataataataataaaattttatttgtataccgcccttctgaaaatcagggcggtgaacagcatctaataacaatacatacatatacattaaaacaattcaataaaaacaataaaattaacatgctggcctacagtgctgacgagggggggggagagttgctggtcaggggtaggcttgttcgaatagatgggtttttagccccttcctaaattgggctagggaggtggctgagcggagctcgaagggcagcgcgttccagaggtttggggctaagatggagaaagccctcctagaggtggaattatatttcacctctggaactcttagcagtagctgccctgaagatcgaagtgcgcggggcggattgtacggagagaggcggtcctccaggtaccctgggcccaagccatttagggctttataggtgattaccaacaccttgtattgcgcccggaagcgaataggcagccaatgtaagtctttaaggacaggtgttatatgactggccctggcagtgccagtgaccagacgggctgccatattctgcacaagttgcagcttccgagtatggtacaagggttgccccatgtagagcgcattgcagaaatccaacctagaggttaccagggcgtgtacaacagtttcaaggtctccccggtcgaggtagggacacagttggcgtatcagccgaagctgataacaggtgctcctgaccgtcgcatccacctgagatgtaaggtggagcgacgagtccaggagcacccccaagctgcgtacagagtccttcacggaaagcgtgattccgttcaggacaggtggaaccaccgccagccccggaccgggggaacctatcaccagtacttccgtcttctctggattcaggctgagtctgttgtccctcatccagcccattaccgactccagacaggccacgagaggagagatgccaatcccggtcactgcatcagtcggagacatagagaaaattatttgggtgtcatcagcgtactgataacaccgcgccccatgtctccggatgatctctcccagcggtttcatgtaaatgttgaaaagcatgggagacagaatggctccttgagggaccccagatgtaagggccctctcatcggagcacacgtcttccagctgcaccatctgggacctcccggagaggtaggactggaaccactggagcgcagtgcccccaattcccacctctgccaggcgccccagaaggataccatggtcaatggtattgaaagccgctgagatgtccaagagcactaacagggacacgcttcccctgtccatgcccagacggagatcatcgaccaaggcgaccatagcagtctcaaccccgtaacccgcccgaaagctggtttgaaatgggtctagatattccgcttcatccaagatcgattgaagttggattgaactgcccgctcgatcaccttccccagaaatggcaatagcgagattggccgataattattgtgcaacagggggtcgagggagggcttttttaataaaggttttactatggccaatttcaggtttgttggaaattgcccatccctcaatgaggtgttaataatctgctgtaacaataaagttacagctgggcccccctgtgccgctagccatgagggacagggatcgagagagcatttgtcttcctaacacttccaaggattttgctgctgatgccaccgGGCAGGTAACATTCAAATGGAATTTGGCAGCAGTAAAtcgctttttaaagctgtgcgcTAATCTCCTAAATGATCCTTGAAAAATACTGTTGGCTAATCTAGCTGCTAAAAGTGGAtgagattccttccttccttccttccttccttccttccttccttcctaacaAACAAATGTGTGCTACATCAGTATAGCCAACAGATGAGATGTCCAGGACTTCTGTTTGTTAGTTAATGCAATGTGAAAGTATTGGTCACATGGTGGTGCCAGGAAAGAAGATGTATTGATCCATCATTGAGCCAAACATGGTGGTTGTGTGTGATAGAAATATAGGGATTGTTGTATTGCATATGACTAAATTTTAAATTACTAGATTTGggaaagaccaaagtttgaatcttTCATGTTGTTAGTCTctcaaatgcattttgaaatatgTTTCCCTTTCTCATATGCTTTGCCCTTTTCCCTGTCATCATCCTTGATTTAGTTTCCACAGTGGATTCACTGTGATTTCTAGacatttgctttctttcctgTTCCCCCTCAATATACTGTCTGCATGTTGATTAGTTCATTGTTACATTGAAAATGTCTGCATCCATGCAGAGTAGTGGTATCAGTCTCTTTCAGTCAGTTTTTCCCAATGATATAAATCAGATGTCTGTGACTGAGATTATCAGGTTGTCTCTACTGACTGAATCTTGTTTTTATGCTGCTGAAAGCTTCTGCTCTACCAGCTAAGATGCAGAGCAGGTACTCTTCTCTCTGTAAATGACTTCCTGTAACTCTATGACCTAATCTATACTTGTGTTTCATTTTGATACTCTGGCTCACTCATGTAACAGATAACACACTCCACAGTCAATTGTGTTGGTATTATTTCTCCTTCAATATTCATCCCAGACAATTTTTTAACAAGTTATCTAGTGATTGCAGTTTCTATATACCATCAGTCTAGTACCTCTCATGGGTGGGAATGGCTTCCAAGCTGTTTTGCAAATTTTCCTACTTTCTCCTCTGACCTAAGGCATGGGTGAAAGGATTCACAGGCAAGAAATCCACAGGTTTCCTGTTTTTCTGCAAGTAGTATGGTTAGTTTTTATCATCTGAGGTGTGTTATGTGGCTGTTTTTTTGATGAGCAGCAATATAGCAGCACAGCAGTGAACAGCCACAAAAActtttatattaaaaacattgcAGTACTACACAGGTGTATGCATGCATTTACTggcctttaaaacacacacacacacacacacacacacacacacacacacacacacaacacttgcACGTTGCAGCACTCTGCTGTGGTTCCTGCATTTACTTGTGCTGTAAACACAAATGATAAAACACAAACAAGCTCCTACTCACCCTCGTATGGATTGGTATCTGGCACTTGAACTCTTCGGCCGAAATCCTGTTGGTGCCCTATACCAGTGGCTACACTTTGCCCAGAGTCACACAGACATATTTGTCAAGTATCTGACTTCCTTAATGGCTGCTGTATCCAGAGACTTTCCTTCCTGCTGCTAATACCTGTGCCAATATAGTTACATCAGTATAGTGTGCCAGCAGGATTTCAGCCACTACAAACAAACCACAGTGTTCATTAATGTGGACCAGCAAAAATGTATGTAtgaaatatatctatatctatatcaatCAATTGATGGATCAATTGATAGATATTTGCACAGTGCCGCCCCAATGGTTTATCATCTGTATCAAATACATCAAAATCCTataaatcttttctttttaatctacacaaatccttttttaaatttaattttttaaaaatttctaaaaACTTTTTATTGGTTTCATTCTAGGGTTCTTTGAATTCATCTCCTTTTTTCActcaaacataattaaaaataaaataacaatccTCCACCCATTCTGAAATATAAAATGCAATCACAGTTAAGTCTCTTATACCCAAAACAATTGTGCTTGTGGGATACAGTTCAAAACAAAGATACctacaaaagcaacaacaatgccATCCTTTACTAATATTGGTTGAATAACTTAAGTGCGATGTAATGACGTAATTGGGATATATGATATGTTTTAATGATGCCTTGTGATAGACCAAGAATTTCTgctaaagacacacacacacacacacacacacacacagagcgagagAAAACATGATGGAGGGGATGCCCCCAGCAGACAGCACTCCAAGTAAGTTTGTGTGTCCCTTTTATGTTGTCAGCTTGATgctcttttctccttcccagcTTCACTCAGGTTGCCTCTACTGGCACCTGCTCTCCTACCCAAGGCTGTCTTGATGACTGGTGGAATCAAGAGGTGCACTTATTCCTTCAGGGACTGTTTCCTCCCCCAGGGATTGCAGGAAGCACAAAGGTCTCAGTGTAGTGCTGGCTGCTTGTGGAGAAAGATCTCCCTGAGATTCTTTGAAATCTGTTCCTCCTCTGGAAATAGCTGCTGTTGCCACTGTTAAAGGACCTTTGTCTGTTCCTCAGATACTCCTTGTAGTTTTTGGTCAGCAGGGTATACAGGAAAGGGTTGATGCAGCTGTTGCTGTAGGTCAGACATGTGGTTAGGTAGTTGATGTTCCTTGTGGCCTTCTGGGAGATGGGGAAAGGTTCGCAGTACTGAAAGAGAAGCTGCCATATCCAGAAGGGCAGGAAGCAGGCCCAGAAAACCAGCACAATGGTGAAAATTAGATAGAGAACTTTCTGGTTGGGAAGCCTCTTGGTCTCTTTCAAGGATGTGGTTTGAGACACCCAGTAAGTTCTTGCTAATCGAATATAAAGGTAGCCGATGACAACCCCAGGCCCCACAATGCTAGTGCAGAAGAGGATGGTGATATAGATCTTGTAGGACATCTTACTCCAGGTGGGAAGGCAGATTTTCTTTCCCCCTTGGACTAGCTGGATCATGATAAGCATCGGGAGGGTGAGGAGTAGGGACACCACCCAGATGACAATGGC from Sceloporus undulatus isolate JIND9_A2432 ecotype Alabama chromosome 2, SceUnd_v1.1, whole genome shotgun sequence includes the following:
- the UTS2R gene encoding urotensin-2 receptor — protein: MEGTISSTVTVATEAGHGSIPLRISSNVSSNSTWDGASSTEDIIATCTIGTILSLMCIIGVTGNVYTLVVMCHYLRYSASMYIYIINLALADLLYLLTIPFIVGTYFIQEWYFGDAGCRILFSLDFLTMHASIFTLMVMSTERYLAVLKPLDTVKRSKSYRKAIAIVIWVVSLLLTLPMLIMIQLVQGGKKICLPTWSKMSYKIYITILFCTSIVGPGVVIGYLYIRLARTYWVSQTTSLKETKRLPNQKVLYLIFTIVLVFWACFLPFWIWQLLFQYCEPFPISQKATRNINYLTTCLTYSNSCINPFLYTLLTKNYKEYLRNRQRSFNSGNSSYFQRRNRFQRISGRSFSTSSQHYTETFVLPAIPGGGNSP